In Microbacterium soli, a single window of DNA contains:
- a CDS encoding DUF3099 domain-containing protein, with amino-acid sequence MRRTRNTPSVTSLPPSPQDEAKSRVRHYAITMGIRTVCFILMAVVAPVGWWTFVFAAGAVFLPYIAVVYANAGSDSTPQTIESPVLQVEASSSEMATQERTQQVITVHERPRTDTGVDAP; translated from the coding sequence GTGAGACGCACCAGGAACACACCCTCTGTCACCTCTCTCCCGCCATCACCGCAGGACGAGGCGAAGAGCCGTGTGCGCCACTATGCGATCACGATGGGCATCCGCACGGTGTGCTTCATCCTGATGGCCGTCGTCGCGCCCGTCGGCTGGTGGACGTTCGTGTTCGCGGCGGGTGCGGTCTTCCTGCCCTACATCGCCGTCGTGTATGCCAATGCCGGCAGCGACAGCACGCCGCAGACCATCGAGTCACCCGTGCTTCAGGTCGAGGCGAGCTCTTCCGAGATGGCGACGCAGGAGCGCACGCAACAGGTCATCACCGTCCACGAGCGCCCACGCACGGACACCGGAGTCGATGCACCATGA
- a CDS encoding SURF1 family protein: protein MTQRLLRWSAYLLVAILFAITCAFLSNWQFDRNEQRATQIDLVQHNYDAAPVALSDVLDSDGLLRPAFEWHPVRLEGRYLADQQILVRNRPHGGTSAFEVLVPFQDTDGRVLLVDRGWVPPAEDSSPVPVAAAPSGDVTVVVRMRPGEPLPASGRSAPAGQVPTIHLPTIADEVNPGLITGGYGWLVSETPAAQHPLGGFDAPAQDPGPHLSYAIQWILFAVMGFAFIGYAIRTEIVKAQEDAGERAPREPRRRRDRDADAEDALLDAVHR, encoded by the coding sequence GTGACGCAGCGTCTGCTGCGCTGGAGCGCTTACCTGCTCGTGGCGATCCTGTTCGCCATCACGTGCGCCTTCCTGTCGAACTGGCAGTTCGATCGCAACGAGCAGCGCGCGACGCAGATCGATCTCGTGCAGCACAACTACGATGCCGCACCGGTGGCTCTCAGCGATGTGCTGGACTCCGACGGACTGCTCAGGCCCGCCTTCGAGTGGCATCCGGTGCGGCTGGAGGGCCGATATCTCGCCGACCAGCAGATTCTCGTGCGCAACCGCCCGCACGGAGGCACCAGCGCCTTCGAGGTGCTCGTCCCGTTCCAGGACACGGATGGGCGGGTGCTGCTGGTCGATCGCGGCTGGGTGCCGCCCGCGGAGGACAGCTCACCCGTGCCCGTCGCCGCCGCTCCCTCGGGGGATGTGACGGTCGTCGTCCGGATGCGCCCCGGTGAGCCTCTGCCGGCATCCGGTCGCAGTGCGCCGGCTGGTCAGGTGCCCACGATCCACCTTCCGACCATCGCCGATGAGGTGAATCCGGGTCTCATCACCGGCGGCTACGGGTGGCTGGTCTCCGAGACACCGGCCGCGCAGCATCCGCTGGGGGGCTTCGACGCCCCCGCGCAGGATCCCGGCCCACATCTGTCGTACGCGATCCAGTGGATCCTGTTCGCCGTGATGGGCTTCGCGTTCATCGGTTACGCGATCCGCACGGAGATCGTGAAGGCCCAGGAGGATGCCGGGGAGCGCGCACCGCGAGAGCCGCGCCGTCGGCGCGACCGCGACGCCGACGCTGAGGACGCGCTGCTCGATGCCGTGCATCGCTGA
- the abc-f gene encoding ribosomal protection-like ABC-F family protein, producing MLAVHDLEIRVGARVLMSDVSFRVADGDKIGLVGRNGAGKTTLTKVLAGDVLPSEGRVTTSGELGYLPQDPRSGDPEMLARTRILDARGLGTLQLGIAKASHDMASDDPKISERAMRRFASLTERFETLGGYSAEAEAASIANNLSLPDRILDQPLKTLSGGQRRRIELARILFSDAGTMILDEPTNHLDADSVVWLREFLKSYKGGLIVISHDVELVGETVNRVFYLDANRQVIDIYNMNWKNYQRQRVADEERRKKERANAEKKATQLQLQAAKFGAKATKAAAAHQMMARAEKLLSGLEEVRQVDRVAKLRFPKPAPCGKTPLMASGLSKSYGSLEIFTDVDLAIDRGSKVVVLGLNGAGKTTLLRILAGVDEPDTGVLEPGHGLKIGYYAQEHENLDVTRTVLENMMSAAPDITETEARKVLGSFLFTGDDVLKPAGVLSGGEKTRLSLATLVVSSANMLLLDEPTNNLDPASREEILGALAHYEGAVVLVSHDPGAVESLNPERVLVLPDGVEDIWNHEYQELVELA from the coding sequence GTGCTCGCCGTGCATGACCTCGAGATCCGCGTCGGTGCACGTGTCCTCATGTCCGACGTGTCCTTCCGCGTCGCCGACGGCGACAAGATCGGGCTGGTGGGACGCAACGGCGCCGGCAAGACCACGCTGACCAAGGTGCTCGCCGGGGACGTCCTGCCCTCCGAGGGCAGGGTCACCACCTCCGGCGAGCTCGGGTACCTGCCGCAGGACCCGCGATCCGGCGACCCGGAGATGCTGGCGCGCACCCGCATCCTCGACGCCCGTGGCCTGGGCACGCTGCAGCTGGGCATCGCGAAGGCGTCGCACGACATGGCCTCAGACGACCCCAAGATCTCTGAGCGCGCCATGCGCAGGTTCGCCAGCCTCACCGAGCGCTTCGAGACGCTGGGCGGGTACTCGGCCGAGGCCGAGGCCGCCTCCATCGCCAACAACCTGTCGCTGCCGGATCGCATCCTCGACCAGCCGCTGAAGACCCTCTCCGGAGGTCAGCGCCGTCGCATCGAGCTCGCCCGCATCCTCTTCTCGGATGCGGGGACCATGATCCTCGACGAGCCCACCAACCACCTGGACGCCGACAGTGTCGTGTGGCTGCGCGAGTTCCTCAAGAGCTACAAGGGCGGGCTGATCGTGATCAGCCACGATGTGGAGCTGGTCGGCGAGACCGTCAATCGGGTCTTCTATCTGGATGCCAACCGTCAGGTCATCGACATCTACAACATGAACTGGAAGAACTACCAGCGCCAACGGGTGGCGGATGAGGAGCGCCGCAAGAAGGAGCGCGCCAACGCCGAGAAGAAGGCCACCCAGCTGCAGCTGCAGGCGGCGAAGTTCGGCGCGAAGGCGACCAAGGCCGCCGCCGCCCACCAGATGATGGCGCGTGCCGAGAAGCTGCTGTCGGGGCTGGAGGAGGTGCGGCAGGTCGACAGGGTCGCGAAACTGCGATTCCCGAAGCCGGCGCCCTGCGGGAAGACCCCGCTCATGGCCTCCGGACTGTCCAAGTCGTACGGGTCGCTGGAGATCTTCACCGACGTCGACCTCGCCATCGACCGCGGGTCGAAGGTCGTCGTGCTCGGCCTCAACGGTGCGGGAAAGACGACCCTGCTTCGCATCCTCGCCGGCGTCGACGAGCCGGACACCGGGGTGCTCGAACCCGGCCACGGTCTGAAGATCGGCTATTACGCGCAGGAGCACGAGAACCTCGACGTCACGCGCACGGTGCTGGAGAACATGATGTCGGCCGCGCCCGACATCACCGAGACCGAGGCGCGCAAGGTGCTGGGGTCGTTCCTGTTCACGGGAGACGATGTGCTCAAGCCCGCAGGCGTCCTCTCCGGAGGCGAGAAGACCCGGCTCTCGCTGGCGACGCTCGTGGTGTCGTCGGCGAACATGCTGCTGCTGGACGAGCCCACCAACAACCTCGACCCCGCTTCGCGCGAGGAGATCCTCGGAGCACTGGCGCACTACGAGGGGGCCGTCGTCCTCGTCTCGCACGACCCCGGTGCCGTGGAGTCCCTGAACCCCGAGCGGGTGCTGGTGCTTCCCGACGGTGTGGAGGACATCTGGAATCACGAGTATCAGGAGCTCGTCGAGCTGGCCTGA
- a CDS encoding CHY zinc finger protein, whose product MSIQVGGWTVRGAVVDAHTRCVHYGSELDVVAMRSRCCGDWYPCVHCHDEAVSHSRMVWEPEAVQEHAVLCGACGTTMSISQYRDAEECPLCGAGFNPGCRLHHDLYFAGETLLQGDELY is encoded by the coding sequence ATGAGCATCCAGGTGGGCGGGTGGACCGTGCGCGGCGCCGTCGTCGACGCGCACACCCGCTGCGTGCACTACGGCAGTGAGCTCGACGTGGTGGCGATGAGGTCCCGGTGCTGCGGGGACTGGTACCCGTGCGTGCACTGCCACGACGAGGCGGTGTCGCATTCGCGCATGGTGTGGGAGCCGGAGGCCGTGCAGGAGCACGCCGTGCTGTGCGGGGCGTGCGGGACGACCATGTCCATCTCGCAGTACCGTGACGCTGAGGAGTGCCCGCTCTGCGGGGCGGGGTTCAACCCCGGCTGCCGGCTGCATCACGACCTGTACTTCGCCGGAGAGACGCTCCTGCAGGGCGACGAACTATACTGA
- a CDS encoding energy-coupling factor transporter transmembrane component T, with amino-acid sequence MISLYRPGAGPAHRMPAGAKLAVLALCALVLSLLRLGVIVTPVVLLVVTALYPAVGLPLRAAGEAWWRLRWLILVLGAALWIFTSTQEAVTSTGRVVALLLLAELVTRTTRMGDLLDVFRRIALPLRRIGVDPEALALTLSLTIAMIPVIAGLAAQVREAQRARGIRLGPRAVLPLLVLTMRHADEVGEALAARGLAR; translated from the coding sequence ATGATCTCGCTGTACCGCCCCGGTGCAGGACCGGCGCATCGGATGCCGGCGGGGGCGAAGCTCGCGGTGCTGGCGTTGTGCGCCCTCGTGCTGTCGTTGCTGCGATTGGGCGTCATCGTCACGCCGGTGGTGCTGCTGGTCGTGACTGCGCTGTACCCGGCGGTCGGACTCCCGCTGCGCGCGGCGGGGGAGGCATGGTGGCGGCTGCGATGGCTGATCCTCGTGCTGGGGGCGGCGCTGTGGATCTTCACCTCGACGCAGGAGGCCGTCACCAGCACGGGCCGTGTCGTCGCGCTGCTGCTGCTGGCGGAGCTGGTGACCCGCACGACGAGGATGGGCGACCTGCTCGACGTGTTCCGACGCATCGCGCTTCCGCTGCGCCGCATCGGCGTCGACCCCGAGGCACTGGCGCTCACGCTGTCACTGACCATCGCGATGATCCCCGTCATCGCCGGCCTTGCGGCGCAGGTGCGCGAGGCGCAGCGCGCGCGAGGGATCCGGCTCGGGCCTCGGGCGGTGCTCCCGCTGCTCGTGCTCACCATGCGCCACGCCGATGAGGTGGGCGAGGCGCTGGCGGCTCGGGGCCTGGCACGATGA
- a CDS encoding ABC transporter ATP-binding protein codes for MRADPTPTGTEIRCEGVGLTVDDAVLLHDVDLALTARRTAIIGANGSGKSTFARMFNGLRAPNAGRMRVHGLDPSQHASSLRRHVGFVFTNPEAQILMPTPAEDVALSLPHLSREERAQRVAEILEEYGLADRSDVPASGLSGGQRQLLAIASVLATEPGLVVADEPTTLLDLRNSRRVGELLLSLETPLVVVTHDLDLAARCDLVVWFDDGTVRQLGDPVEVTAAYRRSAA; via the coding sequence ATGCGGGCTGACCCGACGCCGACGGGCACGGAGATCCGCTGTGAGGGCGTCGGGCTCACCGTCGACGACGCCGTTCTGCTGCACGACGTCGACCTGGCGCTGACGGCACGCAGGACCGCGATCATCGGCGCCAACGGATCCGGGAAGTCGACCTTCGCGCGCATGTTCAACGGCCTGCGTGCGCCGAACGCCGGTCGCATGCGCGTGCACGGCCTGGACCCGTCCCAGCACGCCTCGTCGCTGCGCAGGCACGTGGGCTTCGTCTTCACCAACCCGGAGGCGCAGATCCTCATGCCCACGCCCGCCGAGGACGTCGCGCTGTCCCTGCCCCACCTGTCGCGGGAGGAACGCGCACAGCGCGTCGCGGAGATCCTCGAGGAGTACGGGCTCGCCGACCGCTCCGACGTGCCGGCATCCGGACTCTCCGGCGGCCAGCGGCAGCTTCTGGCCATCGCCTCCGTGCTGGCCACCGAACCGGGCCTGGTCGTCGCGGATGAGCCGACGACGCTGCTGGACCTGCGCAACTCCCGTCGCGTCGGGGAGCTGCTGCTCTCCCTGGAGACGCCGCTCGTGGTGGTCACCCATGATCTCGACCTGGCCGCACGGTGCGATCTCGTCGTCTGGTTCGACGACGGCACGGTGCGGCAGCTCGGCGACCCCGTCGAGGTCACGGCGGCGTACCGCCGGAGCGCTGCATGA
- a CDS encoding biotin transporter BioY: MTEPTRPLGADLARIAVFAALVIVLGTVVVPVPGGVPITAQTLGVMLAGLILGARRAPLAILVVLVLAAAGLPVLSGGRGGLGVFVAPSVGYMIGWVAGAIVIGLIAHHGRFTWWRAGIAALLGGVVVVYAFGIPLQALITGVPLGPTILSSLAFLPGDLIKVVVAVLLTVALRRAYPRAFPAARTVHAG; this comes from the coding sequence ATGACCGAACCCACCCGCCCCCTCGGCGCCGACCTCGCGAGGATCGCGGTGTTCGCAGCCCTCGTCATCGTGCTCGGCACGGTCGTCGTCCCCGTGCCCGGAGGCGTGCCCATCACGGCCCAGACGCTGGGAGTGATGCTGGCGGGACTCATCCTCGGCGCGCGGCGCGCGCCGCTGGCGATCCTCGTCGTGCTCGTGCTCGCGGCGGCGGGGCTCCCCGTGCTCTCCGGCGGCCGCGGGGGACTGGGCGTGTTCGTGGCGCCCAGCGTCGGATACATGATCGGCTGGGTGGCCGGTGCGATCGTCATCGGCCTCATCGCCCACCACGGAAGGTTCACCTGGTGGAGGGCGGGGATCGCGGCGCTGCTGGGCGGCGTCGTCGTCGTGTACGCCTTCGGCATCCCCCTGCAGGCGCTGATCACCGGAGTGCCGCTGGGTCCGACGATCCTCTCCAGCCTGGCGTTCCTGCCGGGGGACCTCATCAAGGTGGTCGTGGCTGTGCTGCTGACGGTGGCCCTGCGCAGGGCGTACCCGCGCGCGTTCCCGGCGGCGCGGACCGTCCATGCGGGCTGA
- a CDS encoding TetR family transcriptional regulator: MPPERHDRDSVVRTALHLLDEVGLPDLSMRRLAAELDVQPSALYWHFSSKQELLASVADRILSPVPEPAPGIPLPAVAGAIRDALLSYRDGAEVVLSTYALRLGAHRAQDALLAALPQDDRSAADALFEFILGHTMLLQQRMHAQSIGAVTADAADPTEHSDRVFDAGVRAFDVLSAQGRPS; this comes from the coding sequence ATGCCCCCGGAACGACACGACCGCGACAGCGTGGTGCGCACCGCACTGCACCTGCTGGACGAGGTCGGCCTCCCTGATCTGTCCATGCGACGGCTCGCCGCCGAACTGGACGTGCAGCCCAGCGCGCTGTACTGGCACTTCTCCAGCAAGCAGGAGCTGCTCGCGTCGGTGGCCGATCGCATCCTGAGCCCGGTCCCCGAACCGGCCCCGGGCATCCCGCTGCCCGCGGTGGCCGGCGCGATCCGCGACGCGCTGCTGTCGTACCGGGATGGCGCCGAGGTGGTGCTCAGCACCTATGCCCTGCGTCTGGGCGCGCACCGCGCGCAGGATGCCCTGCTCGCGGCACTCCCACAGGACGACAGGTCCGCCGCCGACGCGTTGTTCGAGTTCATCCTCGGCCACACGATGCTCCTCCAGCAGCGTATGCACGCGCAGAGCATCGGCGCGGTCACCGCGGATGCCGCAGACCCCACGGAGCACTCCGATCGGGTCTTCGATGCCGGTGTCCGCGCCTTCGACGTGCTCAGCGCGCAGGGTCGCCCATCCTGA